The Sulfurimonas aquatica genomic sequence AGAGAGTCGAGCTAGAGGCTTGTGATTTTGTTCCCATCTTGGATGGTGTGCAGAAGTAAACTGAGGAGTTATTATGAAGCTAGTTTTATTATTGCTCTTTTTGCTATTGTCACTTCAAGCAGAAACGAAAGGCTTTAAAAAAGAGGTTTATGGTGCTGTTAATAGTGATATTGAGCAAAATAATGACGAGCTCTTTAGTACCCTAAGTTGGATTGAAGATACCCAAACGAAAAAAACAATTTTCCAGCACTCCCATTCTGTTTTTAACATCAAGTCTCACCATGAAAATTATTTACTTCCCCTAAGCGCTAGAATAAACGGAAACTACGATGATTCAACTAAGATTCGTGATACATATAACATGGAAGTAGAGTTTCAAGTGAGTGTAAAGTATAGTTTTTTCCCGAATCTTTTAGGTCTTGGAGAACTCTATAGCGTTGCTTATACTCAGCACTCTTTTTGGCAATACTATGTTGGCGATGCTTTTTTTAGGACGAGTGATTATAATCCAGAGTTTTTTGTAACGCTCCCACTCAAGACAGAGTATGCAAAAGCTATTCGTTTAGCATATGCGCATAAATCAAATGGTCTAGGAGTTCCGCATGAAAGAGCATGGAACTATGTAACTCTAAGTACTTATTTTCAGTATAGATCAATTTTTGCAGAGCTTGCTCTTTGGACTAGGGTTTCAGACAACTATGACTACAATCCAGCGCTAGTAGACACAATGGGAAGAGGGCATCTTAAGTTTTTATTTCCTTATAAAAAGCATCTTCTTACAACGCTCTTTAGAGATAACTTTAAAGATAGGGGCGCTATTGACATACGTTATAGTTATCCTCTTTTTGGAGAGAGTCTTTTCCTTTATGTAAAAGGTTTTATGGGCTATGGTGAGAGTATGAGCTCTTATGCTGGAAATAGTGATTATGCAGGGCAAACCCCACAAGAAGATGACTATGTAGAAAAGATAGCTATAGGATTTAGTTTATCACGCTGAGAAAAGAGTCTTAACGACTCTTTTTCTTCCCTATCTCTGCACGTGGAACAAACTCTAAAACAGTGGCATTAATGCAAAAGCGTTTTCTTCCATCTTCTCTATCAAAAACGTGACCAAGGTGCGCGCCACTTTTTTTAGCGACAATCTCTACTCGCTTCATGCCAAAGCTATTGTCCTCTTTTTGCACGGTATTGCCATTTACCGCCTTATAAAAACTTAACCATCCCGTTCCAGAGTCAAAACGATCTCTTGTATCAAAAAGAACGTCTCCTGAGAGTTTATCTACAAAAACGCCATCGGGAGTATCTTTAAAGATGTCATACTGTTTACAAAATCTATAGTCGGTTCCCTTGTCAAACGCCACTTTATAGCTCTCAGAGTTTTTGCCGAGTTTAAAGTCGCCTAGCGTTTTGTAAAACTTTTCACTCTCCATATATCCACGATGAGCCATAATCTCTTTGCCATCTTCTATAAAAAGAATGGTAGGAGTGGCAAAGAGCGCCGTGCTAATGTCAAAGCCCTCTAACGAGCTCATAGTGACGGTTCTAAGAGGGATGGTCCCTTTATAAAGACTGCTCACTTCTTCGTCAAACTTCTCACAATAGGGACAATACCCCTCTGCTTCAATGACTAGAATCTCTTTTGAACCCAGTGGTATAACTTTTTCCTGAACTGCTTGCGTCTCTTTTTCAAACTTTACGCCAGTGGCGTGGTTTGGACAGTATCCAAAAGGATTTTTTGTAAGATAGTCTTGATGATAAGTCTCGGCTGTGTAAAACTTCTCAAGTGGTTTTATCTCTGTAACAATTTTTGAGTAACCACTCTTGGTTAAAAGCTTTTGATACTCATCTTTTGTGTTTTGCGCTATCTTCGCTTGGTTTTGGTTTGTATAGTAGATAGCACTTCTGTAGTTGTTACCGATGTCATTGCCTTGGCCATTTACCTGCGTTGGGTCATGAATCTCCCAAAAAGATTTTATCAGGGTTTTTGCATCTGTTTTTGCCATGTCAAACTTTACTAAAACAGCTTCGGTATGGTTTACTTCGCCATTATCAAGTTTGAGGCGACGTTTTTCCAACACAGACTCATAGTCGGGGTTCTTATAGCTTCCCCCACTATATCCAGACTTTACTTCCACCACACCAGGCAGTGATTCAAAATGTTTCTCAACGCCCCAAAAACAACCTGCTGCAAAAACTATTTCCGCTATCATCATAAATCCTTTGAAGTTATTATAGCGCTAAGTATGCTAACAATATTTTTTTAATTATATATTTAGTATAATCTTTTCAATATAAGGCACAGAGTAGAATAGGCGGTAAGACATATGGAAGAAATGTACGGAATAAAATATAGCAGACCTGAGGTAGTACTCTTACAAGACACTGGAATAGGCGTAGCGGAGAGCGCTGCTCGAACTTGCTATGACTCTTTTGAAAACAGTGAAAACGACGTTGTTAAAAGCATTGAGCATCAGATGCCAGATGATATAATGCGCGACGAGTTAAACGCCATTGAAGATTCGGCACTGCTTGACGACTTGGCATGGACCTATTTTCACCACTCTATTTTAGAGCATGCCAACCTAAGCTTTTTAGTTCGTGGAACGTCTCGTGGAGTTCTTCAAGAGCATGCTCGTCATCGTCTTCAAGCTATCTCAGTGAGAAGCACGCGCTACACTATGAGCTCACTAATAAATGCTTTTGTGGCTTCAAAACATGGCGGAGATAGAGAGTTTTTTATAGATAAGGTTATGGCATTCGATATGTTGGTAACTGCCGATGAAGCCTATAATCGCGTTGAGATTGGCGGGATGTATGACAAGTTAGATTTCCAGTTTTCCAAGGTAGAAGATTTTTATGAGATCTCTGTTGCAAAAAGCTCACTTCCTTTTTTAGATGAGTTTGACAATGAGCCTCAAAAGCTCTTTGAAGCGCTTCAAGGTGGAAAGAAAAAGCGTAACGTTGGCGACGCTTTTAAACACATAGTAAGTGATAACGTAAAAGTAGACATGGTTGTTACGTTTAACCTTAGAAGTCTTAAAAACTACTTCGCGCTTAGAGATAGTGGTGCGGCATACTTTCAGATACGTTGGTTAGCGCAAGAGATGATGAAAGTTACTCCCGCTAAGTATTTAGACCTTATTATTAAGAAAAAATAGGAAAATTATGTATAAAATTTTACTCCCGATAGCACTACTTTTAAGTGGCTGTTCATACTTTACTTTTAACGCGACTATGTGTGACCAGATAGCATCCGAGCCAGGTTCAATTATGCCAAAAGAGTGTCAAGAGTACTCAGAAGAAAAAGCGGATAAAGCCTTTCATAAAGATACCCCTAAGCATGAATCTAAAGAGGATATTATCAAATTTTCTCAAGACGTAGAGGAGAACCATAGATGAGTTTGGAAGTTAGAAGCGGTGGTGTTTGTGAATTATGTGGAAGTAGTGAAGGGCTGAGCGCTTTTGAAGTTGCTCCAAGTGATGCTAGTGATGAGCAGTCTGTATATATCTGTTCAACTTGTAAATCTCAGATAGAAAATCCTGATACTCTTGATGAGTCTCACTTCAACTGTCTTAACGACTCTATGTGGAGTGAAACACCTGCTGTTGCGGTTCTCTCATATAGACTACTTGGTGCTTTAGGTCGTCAAGACTTGGTAGACATGATGTATATGGAAGATGATATAAAAGCTTGGGCAGATGCGCAAAGCATCGGTGGTGGGGATGATGCTCTTGTTTATAAAGACGCAAATGGAGTGACTCTTGCTGCTGGTGATACAGTGGTTATCACAAAAGATTTAGATGTAAAAGGGACTGGTTTTGTAGCTAAACGCGGAACGGCAGTACGAAACATTGGCCTTGTTCCAAACGATGCTGAGCACATAGAAGGTAGAGTCAATGGCGTTAAGATTCATATCCTTACTAAATATCTTAAAAAATCTTAGGTTTTAGCAGTTGAATCCTACTGATAGATTTCATAAAATAGATAAAGATTTTCGCAATCCCTATGCAAGAGATAGAGATAGAATCATCCACTCGGGAAGTTTTAGAAAACTTGAGTATAAAACGCAGGTTTTTTTAAACCACGAGGGAGATTTTTTTCGTACTCGTCTCACTCACTCCATAGAAGTTTCACAAATCGCTCGCTCTATCACTTCTCAACTAGGCCTTAACGAATCACTTGGAGAAGCTATAGCGTTAGCGCATGATTTAGGACACACTCCTTTTGGTCATGTTGGCGGAGATACACTTGATGAGTGCTTAAAGGCGGATGGTTTTAAAAATGGTTTTGAGCATAATTTTCAAAGCTTTCGGGTGGTTTCAGGACTTGAGAAACGCTACAAAGCTTTTGATGGACTTAACCTTACTTTCGCTACTCTAGAGGGGATTTTAAAACACTCTTATCCATACAAGAAGTCTTTTTTCCCTAGCATCATTCATGAGCAGTTTAACCTTGACGCGCATCCATCTTTTGAAGCGATGGTGGTAGACCGTGCCGATGAGATAGCATACATAAGCCACGATATAGACGATGGCGTTAACTCTGGTCTGATATCTTTTGAGGATTTAAAACAGAGTGAGTTAGCGTTAGAGATACTTGACAAAGTAGCGGCAGAAGGTGTTGGAGAGGAAAATGACGAGATGTTTCGTTATCGTTTTAGCTCACACCTTATAAATCATTTGGTCTACTCTCTTTTAGAGTACTCAGCGCCAAAACTCAAAGATGCAGCTATCTTAACGCCAATAGGTTTTGACGCAGCGCTTGAGACTAAGATAAAAAAACTTAAAAAACTTCTGTTTGAGAAGATGTATCACCATAAAAACATAGTGCGTAAGATGTATGCTGGAAAGCAGGCTATCAAAGGTCTCTATAGCGGTTTGATGGATGAGCAGAATATGCTTCCAGAGTTTTACTACTTGCAGCTAGATAAACGCAGTAAACATCGTGTTATAGCGGACTATATAGCAAGTATGAGTGATAGATATGCTCTAAATTTTTATAATGAAATGTACGGAAAGATTTAATAACACAAGATGCAGATAAAAAAAGCCTCATCCACAGAAGATATAGCAAGTGTTGAGGCCTTAGCTCACGAGATCTGGAATGAATACTATCCCTCTTTAATAACTCAAGAACAAGTTGATTATATGCTTGATAAATTTCAAACTTCAAGTGCCATAACAAAACAGATTGAAGAGGGGTATCTCTATTTTTTGTTTATTCAAAACAAGAAACCTTTTGGATATATGTCCATCCAAAAACAAACTAACAGCTTCTTTCTCAGTAAGTTATATATCCAAAAATCTTTTCGAAGAAATGGTTTCACAAAAAAAGCACTCAAGTTTTTAAAAGAGTTAGCACTTAAGCAGAGAGTTACAAGTCTCTATCTTACTGTTAACATAGGTAATGATATAGCTATAAAGAGTTATGAAGCATTATCATTTAAAAAGAGTGGGAGTATAGTGCAAGATATTGGCAATGGTTTTGTTATGGACGATTTTAGGTATGAGTTAGAGTTTTAAAGTTACTTTTTATTGCTGAGTAAGTTTTTCTAGAGCTTCTTCTTGCTTTCTAATTCTTTCATTTGATAGTTCATTGGGTGAAGGTAGCTTTTCACTTTGAATCTCTTTTGCTGCGCTAAGAGTGTTTGATATTATGTCTTTGTCAATTCCCGTACTTTCGCTTAGAGAATTAATCATCTCATTTGTTTTGTCTGGCATAAAATAATTGGCAATGTAAAATCCAGCAATACCTATAAAAAGTATCTTAATAATAAAACCCATTTGAAATCCTCTATATTAATAGAAAAGTAGTCTAGCATAAATTGTTAAATTTTTTGTGAAATAGTATGAAGGTTTTGTAAAAGTTAGTTAAAGAAGATAAACGCAGCCCGAAGGCTAACGCTTACAGGCGTGATTCATAACGTCTCATCATATAAAGACGCTTAAGCATCTTTTTACGAGAAGCAATTTTGAATTTCTTACGTTTTTCAGTTTCCGTTTCGTGGAAACGGCGAGCACGAGCTTCAGTAACGATTAAGTTACGGTCAGTCTGCTTTTTGAAACGTCTATAAGAAGCGTCAAAATTATCATCATGGCGTAGTACGATACCAGGCATATCACATCACCCACTTTCATTTAATTTTTTTCGAGTTGAAATTATAGCCTAATAAAGAACTTATTACAATGGGGAACAAACCAAAGTGGCTTAATAAAACTCTGAAGAGGAATTTTATTCATATTAATACAACTGGGTAGTGTTATGCTGTAAAAGTATAAATTTTAATGCAAATATGAAAAAATATAGGTAGAATATAAGAAACAGTTATTTTATAAGGGGATAAGAATGAAGAAAATATGTTTTTTAATACTTGCCTTCGTACAGTTTATCTCTGCTAATGACTACACCTATAAGATAAGTTCAGGCTTTTTAGAACCTGAGGTAAATCTTGTAGGAGAGGTGATAAAAGAGGGCTTTTCAAGAGCAGGAGAAAAGCTTGAGTTTCAAATCCTTCCTAATCAACGCTCACTTATAAATGCAAACTCTGGCATTAATGACGGTGATGGTTCTCGAATATGGGAAATAGCTAATTTTTATCCAAACCTTGTAAGAGTAAGTGTTCCTACTCACTCTATAGACCTGATGATACTAAGTAAGAAAAAGATTTTTATAAAAAAACTCTCAGATTTAAAATTTTATCATGTGGGTGTAATTAGGGGAATGAAGATAGCAGAAAAAATAGCATCGGAAAATACTCCGCTCTCGCTTACTATGTCTACTAATTATATTAACCTTATGAAGATGCTTGGTGATGGGAGACTTGATTTTATTATTATAAATAAAATTGCTCTATATACACTTATATCAGGTTACAAAGATGAGGCTTTCTACATGCATAAAAAGCCTCTCATGTCTCGTCTTCTCTATATGCATCTGCATAAAAAACATGCAGCGATGATACCTAAGTTCGAAAAAGCCTTTACTAGTATGCATGAAGATGGAACATTCAAGAGAATTCAGATGGATTTTGTGAAAAAAATGAGTGCAGGTAATACGAATTTTCTAAAAGTAATAGAGTATGATTAAAGGACTGCTAGATAAACTCTTTTATAAACAGAGAGTATCTTTAAAACTTCTTATTCTTACTATACTATTTAGTGCACTCATTACACTGATTATTACATTAATACAACTCTATATCGAGTATAGACACGGATACAAGAGCATACACTCTCAAGTAGAACTGGTTGAGTCAAGCTATTTAGCAAGTTTGAGTCAAAGTGCATGGGTTTATGATACTCAGCAGCTAGCTTTGCAGCTAGAAGGCATTGTAAACCTTACAGATATAAAATATGCTTCGGTTACTTTGGGTGATGGAGACTTTTTTGAAATGGGTGAAGAGGTACAGAAAAATTTTATAGAAAAAAGACATAAAATTCTCTTTAATTATGATAATAACCAGATAGAACTGGGAGAGTTAAGAGTTTTAGCTGACCTAAATGAACTCTATAGCTATCTGCTTGATAGGGTCACAGTTATCTTGTTAGCGCAAGGGATTAAAACTTTCCTTACATCTTTTTTTATTCTTTTTATATTCCAAAGATTAGTAACACGTCATATTCAAGAAGCAGTTAGGTATATGCAAGAGTTTAATGTAAATATATACAGAGAACCACTACTGCTGACAAGAGTTTCAAGTCACACAAAAAAAGATGAGCTTGATGAACTACAAGACTCTATAAACATCATGAACCAAGAGATTTATGAGGGGTATGAAAAGATCTCTTCAGAACTTGAAAAACGCATAATGGTAGAAAACTCGCTAAAAGTACACGAAGAGAAGCTTGAGCATCTTTATACGACAGACTCTCTTACTGGGCTGGGCAACAGAGTTAAACTACTTTTAGATATTGAAGAGATTTATATGCCTGGGGTAGCAATTATTGATATAAATAATTTTAAAGAGATAAATGACTTTTATGGAAGTAATATAGGTGATAAGGTAATCATAGATCTAGCAAAAAGAGTTGTTGAATACTTAGAAGAGAGTAACTTTGAGGTATATAGACTCCATGCAGATCAGTTAGCACTTCTTTCACATGGAAATGAAACTGCTGAAGTCTTAGAATCGAAAATAAAAGATCTTATAAGTAGCGTAACCAAAGAGAGTATGCTTTTTGATCATTATGAGATTATCATTGGGCTTAGCGTTGGTTTTGCGGTTGAAGAAAAAGACTCCTACATAGATGCTGATATAGCACTACTAATAGCAAAAAAAGAGCATAAAAACTTTGTAAGATATACTAGTGAATTTAACATAGAAAAAGAGTACGAATCAAATCTAAAATGGACAAGAGAGCTTAAGAATGCACTTGAAGATGATAGGGTAGTTGCCTATTTCCAACCAATATATAATCAAAAAACTCACAAAATAGAGAAGTTCGAGGCACTTGTGAGAATGATAAGTACTGATGGTAAGATAATCTCTCCATTTATGTTCTTGGGCGTAGCCATCAAAGCGCAACTCTACTTCCGTATAACGATGATTATGATAGACAAGGTGATAGAAGCGGTTCTTGAGCATGATTATGAGTTTTCTCTAAACTTCACGCTTGAGGATATTTTACATAAGGACGTGAGTACGTACTTTATAAATAGACTTGAAGAGACAGGCATAGGTAAAAGGATTGTTTTAGAGCTTGTTGAAACGCAAAACATAGAAAACTATGAAGAGGTTAACAACTTTATAAAAGAGATAAAGTCTTTAGGCTGTCAACTTGCAATAGACGACTTTGGAACTGGTTATTCAAACTTTGAGTATCTTCTAAAACTAAACGCAGACTATATTAAGATAGATGGTTCTTTAATCAAAAATATCGATAAAGATCCAAACGTAAGACTAATAACGGAAAATATTGTTGCATTTGCAAAGATAGCGAAGATGAAAACTATAGCTGAGTTTGTTTATAGCGAGGAAGTCAGAAGTGTTCTTGATGAAATTGATGCTGATTATCTACAGGGCTATCATATCAGCGAGCCTGTGGCTTATGAGGAGATCTCTAAGTTTAAGTAAATATAAGGGGTGGTTTATGAGGGGCTTTATTATAGCACTGTTGTCACTGTTGACACTCGATGCTTTAGCGAACGATGATGTTAATGGCTCTAAGGTTGATTGGGGAGACTTTGAGGGTAGAATAAGACTTTATCATATATTTGAACCAGCATATATAAAAAGCGGTCGCTCAAAAGACTACGGGATTGACGCAAGCACAATCGGCGGGCACCTTAGATATAAATCTCCAACATATAAAAATATTGGCGCGACTGCAGCTCTGTATACGGCAAGCGGAACAGGTCTAAACAATCTAAATGATAATGATACCATCATAGGTGCAGGGCGTTTTTTCTCAAAAGATTACTCTACAAAAGTTGTTTTAGGCGAGTTAAATCTACACTACAAAGACAAAACTCACCATGCTCGAGTAGGGCACTTCAAACTTGACACTCCGCTTACAAATGCCATCTATACTTATATGCCAAATATGTTCGAGGCCTTTTTGTATGAAAATAGCTCTTTAGAAGATACAACTATAAGCATAGCTCAAGTAGAGAAGATGGCCTATGGAACTCGTGCTCCGGTTGAATTTGGTTTGATAGGAGAGGTAACAAGAACAGGCGGAACGACGCAAAATGCTCTGGACACTAGAGGTCTTTTTCAAGACATAGAGAAACAGACAGTTGCTGACAATGCGGCTGAGACAAATGGTCTAACAACATTAGGCATTGTAAACAAATCCATTAAAAACACAACTATCAGAGCTTGGGACTTTTTTGCACACGACATAATCAATATGTTCTATCTCGATGGGACGTACAAAAGTAAAGAGTATGCATTCTCTTTAGCGGCGCAGTACTTAAGAGTGGATAGCGTAGGAAAAGGCTTAGCGGATAAGTGGCTGGACTCTTCAAGCGCTTCTATGGTAGGTTTAAAAGGGACATATAAGTATAAAAAAGCATTTTTTGCTCTTGCTTATAACCACTCGGGTGATTCAAGAATCTTAAACCCTTGGAGTGGAGACCCGGCTTATACCTCTTCGTTTTTTTCAAAAAACGCTTATCGAGCAAATGTTAACGCTTATAGAGTTGATTTTAAGTATGATATTTTTGATAACTTGAAACTTATCACATTCTATGCGAACTATGGCAAGTCAACTACTAAAGGTTCTTTTGCTCCTGCAAGACCTTTTGAAGCGATAAATGATCCTAGAGGAGAGGCTATGGAAGAGGCACTTCTTTTATCATACAAGCCTATGAAAGGAGTGCATATTTTGGGTGGGTTAGTCTATAAAACAAGCGAGTACTACTACCAAAACCAACAGGTTGAAATCTTAGACGTAGATTTGTTGGTAACCTATAATTTTTAAATCATCTTCTTTGAAGCAAACATAGAAGATAATCCGCATTATTAAGGATAAAAAACATGGATTATCTATTACTCTTTTTTAACTCTCTTTTGGACCTAAGTAATGCTATGGCCCCATACATACTCTTCGGTCTTATATTTGCAGGTATTTTACACGAGTTAGTCCCAGACACTATCGTCTCAAAGCACCTAGGCAAAAGCTCTATCCTCTCTGTTATAAAAGCAACCCTCTTTGGCATACCCCTTCCCGTATGCTCATGTGGCGTTGTTCCTCTTGCAACAAGCATAAAAAAGAGTGGAGCGAGCAATGGTTCTACCTTGGCGTTTTTAATCTCAACGCCAATAACTGGAGTTGATTCCATACTTGCAACTTATGGAATGTTTGGTTGGGCATTTACTATCTACAGAGTTATAAGCTCTATGATTATCTCCATCATCGCAGGAGTTCTTGCTAACTTTTATGGGGATGAAACGCTAGAAAAAGAAGAAGTCAAACCTGCGTTTAGCGTTCAGCCTCCTCTGAAGCCATCTGCCGTTATGAACTTCTCAGCCGCTAAAACTTCTCAAACGCCACAAGAGGAGCAGAGTGCAAGTTGTTGTTCATCTTCATCATCTTGTAGCGATGAGAGTAGTAAAAAGTTTTCACTCACTAAGGCCTTGCGTTATGCTTTTGGCACGCTACTCAAAGATATAGCGTCGCCTCTGCTTTTAGGTCTTGTTCTTGGCGCTCTTATAACGACAGCCGTGCCAGACAACCTTAGCGAGATACTTATAGAGTACAGTTGGCTCTCTTATCTTATAGTTATAATCATCGCCGTTCCTATGTACATTTGCGCTACTGCTTCTTTGCCAATAGCAGCTGGACTCATGCTTGCAGGAGTGTCTCCTGGAGCTGCATTTGTCTTTTTAACGGCGGGTCCCGCTACAAATACGGTGACCATAGGAGTGGTTAAAAAGATGCTAGGAACTCGTACGCTTTATGTCTATCTTGGAACTATCGTTTTAGGCTCTATCGCTTTTGGTTTTGGACTTGACTATATGCTTAGAGACGTGAGTGTAAGTGATATGGTTCACCTTCACGAAGAAGCGGGTTTTATAGAGTGGGGCTCCTCTTTAGTGCTTTGGGTTTTAGTGCTTTACTATATACTCAAGCCCTATTTTAAGAAAAAAGATGAAACGCCAACTGCAAGCTGTTGTTCAAGTAACTCTTAATGCATATGGATTTAACGCAAGGGACTATTAAAGAGCATATAGTAAAACTCGCCATTCCTTCCGTAGTTGGCTACTTCTTTCACACTCTTTTTAATGTCACAGATACCTACTTTGCAGGGCTAATATCTACAGAAGCACTCTCCGCTCTCTCTTTGTCGGCTTCTGTGTTTTTTATGATTTTAGCCATTGGCATAGGGATGAGTGAGGCTTTGAGCTCTTTAGTTGGAAATGCTTTAGGTGAAAAAGATATAAAAAAAGCACAGCATACTACGCTTAACGGCCTGCTTTTTGCACTACTGCTTTCCATATTTTTAAGCGTAGTTGGCATTTTGACTCTTCCTCTTTTAGTTGAAGCTCTTGGTGATCCTTCTTATGCAAAAGAGACATATGAGTATATTCACATTATCATCTATGGGATTATCTTTTTCATAGCCTCTTTCTTTTTAAATGCCCTTTTAAACGCCACGGGAGATACAAAGTCTTTTAGAAACGTACTTATATTTACGGCTATTTTAAACATCTTTCTTGATTATGTTTTTATACACTACTTTAACCTTGGCGTTAAGGGTATAGCGTTAGCTACCATACTCGCTGAGGTTATCACTATGCTTTATCTCTTTTACAAGGTAAGAAAGAGTGTTTTATGGAGTGGATTTTTAGCATTAGAATATGATTTTACACTTATAAAAAGATTACTAAAAAATGGTTTCCCACCAAGTGTAAACATGTTTATGATGGCGTTTGGTATGTATATCATTACCTATTTTGTTGCACCCTTTGGAAAAGAGGCTGTTGCCGCGTTTGGTATAGGTATGAGAATAGAGCAGCTTTTTCTTATGCCGGTAGTAGGGCTTAATGTCGCAACTTTAGCCATAGTCGCACAAAACAACGGTGCTAAAACATACGAGCGAATAGAGCCAACAATGAAGATGGCTATAAAGTATGGATGGATTATCTCTACCTTAGGTGTGACGTCATTTTTACTCTTTGGGGAGTTCTTCGCCTCTTTGATGACTACTGATGCTTTAGTGATAGAACAAACTGCGCTTTATCTTCGGGTGGCAGGCCTTGCTTCTTATGGCTTTGTGATTATTTTTATCTACATTGCGATGCTCCAAGGCATAGAAAAACCAGCAGTTATCTTACCTGTGAGCATATACAGACAAGTGGCTGCACCCATCCTTCTTTTATCACTTTTGAGTTACTATGACTTCTCATTAGTCTGGGTGTGGATAGCTCTAAATGCCA encodes the following:
- a CDS encoding MATE family efflux transporter — translated: MHMDLTQGTIKEHIVKLAIPSVVGYFFHTLFNVTDTYFAGLISTEALSALSLSASVFFMILAIGIGMSEALSSLVGNALGEKDIKKAQHTTLNGLLFALLLSIFLSVVGILTLPLLVEALGDPSYAKETYEYIHIIIYGIIFFIASFFLNALLNATGDTKSFRNVLIFTAILNIFLDYVFIHYFNLGVKGIALATILAEVITMLYLFYKVRKSVLWSGFLALEYDFTLIKRLLKNGFPPSVNMFMMAFGMYIITYFVAPFGKEAVAAFGIGMRIEQLFLMPVVGLNVATLAIVAQNNGAKTYERIEPTMKMAIKYGWIISTLGVTSFLLFGEFFASLMTTDALVIEQTALYLRVAGLASYGFVIIFIYIAMLQGIEKPAVILPVSIYRQVAAPILLLSLLSYYDFSLVWVWIALNAIIFSSAIFLWLYGEKKLKLLA
- a CDS encoding SO_0444 family Cu/Zn efflux transporter, which produces MDYLLLFFNSLLDLSNAMAPYILFGLIFAGILHELVPDTIVSKHLGKSSILSVIKATLFGIPLPVCSCGVVPLATSIKKSGASNGSTLAFLISTPITGVDSILATYGMFGWAFTIYRVISSMIISIIAGVLANFYGDETLEKEEVKPAFSVQPPLKPSAVMNFSAAKTSQTPQEEQSASCCSSSSSCSDESSKKFSLTKALRYAFGTLLKDIASPLLLGLVLGALITTAVPDNLSEILIEYSWLSYLIVIIIAVPMYICATASLPIAAGLMLAGVSPGAAFVFLTAGPATNTVTIGVVKKMLGTRTLYVYLGTIVLGSIAFGFGLDYMLRDVSVSDMVHLHEEAGFIEWGSSLVLWVLVLYYILKPYFKKKDETPTASCCSSNS